The nucleotide sequence TACAACAAGACCTTGGTATAGAAGACCAACCTATCATCTGTTACAATGGCGCCCTGATACTCGATGGCGACCAAGAACTTTCTTCAGTGCATATCGACACGGACCACCTTGATGAAATATACGGGTTGGCCAAGGCCAACGGTACCCAACTGGGCCTGTACCACAAGAACGAATGGTATGTACCCACAGACTCTGAACGGGTACAGAAAGAGATCAGGTACACCAAGACCACACCGGTTTTCAGACCCACACCGGAAACCCTTTCCGATTGGAAAGACCGCGAACTGGGGGCCCATAAAATAATGCTCATGAGTACCAAAACCAATGCCGACGCCCTGTACCCCATTCTTGAAGAAGAACTAGGCTCCTACCTCAACCTCTATCGTTCCAACGATACTTTGATCGAAATAGCCCCAAAATCCGTTTCTAAACTATCGGCCATACAATCGTTGTTGCGACAAGGTGAATCATTGGAACATGTAATTTCCTTTGGCGACAATTACAATGATATTGAAATGCTGCAAAACAGTGGCTGTGGGGTAGCCGTGGGTAACGCCCGGGAGGAAGTAAAGGCCATTTCCAATGCGGTAACCCTGCCCAATACCGAAAACGGTGTGGCACACTATATTCGAAAGCATCTGGTAATTTGATTATATTTGAAAAAAAGCATTCCAAAATCATATGACCGAACCGTTATTACCCGCTCCACTAATAACCGATGACACCGTTGTTTTTGGATTATTGGCGCTCTGCCTAGGCTTCATTTTTTATGGCTCATCTAAGGAAAAAGGCTTCTGGAGCAAATTCTACGGCATTGTTCCCGCCGTACTCATGTGTTATCTATTGCCGGGTATTCTCGCCTCTACAGGCATTATTGCAGAAAAGTGGCATACGGTAAACGAGGCGGGTGAAATCATTGCCCACAGTTCAAGACTTTACCATGTAGCCAGTCGCTATCTATTGCCTGCGGCCTTGGTGCTAATGACCTTGAGTATCGATTTAAAGGCCATTGCCAACTTAGGCTCAAAGGCATTGATTATGTTCTTAACGGGTAGCGTGGGAATTATTATTGGCGGACCAATTGCCATTTTGATCGTATCGATTTTTTCCCCCGATACCGTAGGCGGAAACGATTTTGATGCGGTATGGAGAGGACTTTCGACCATTGCCGGCAGTTGGATCGGTGGTGGGGCCAATCAGGCCGCCATGTACGAAATCTTTAAATATACGCCTGAAAAATATGGTGCTATGGTGCTGGTAGATATTGTTGTCGCCAATATTTGGATGGGCATTATCCTAATGGGTGTAGGTCGTACCAAACAAATTGACAAATGGCTCAAGGCAGATACCTCCGCCATTGAAACCTTAAAAGTAAAAGTCACTGCCTTTACAAAAAAAATCTCCCGCGTACCTACCTTAACGGATTATTTGATGATGCTCTCTTTTGCCTTTACCGCCACGGGTATTGCGCATTTCTTTGGGAATAATATTAGCGATATATTGACGAATTCTTTTGAAAGTGTAAGCAACCAAAAAAGCTTTCTGTCTTTCTTGGGTTCCAGTTTCTTTTGGATGGTGATTATTGCCACGGCAGCTGGTATAGCCCTATCCTTTACCAAGGCTAAAAACTACGAAGGTGCCGGTGCCAGCAAAATTGGCCAAATGTTCATTTATCTCCTTGTAGCGACCATAGGTATGAAAATGGAGCTCGGAAAAGTACTTGAAAACCCCGGATTGATCGCTATTGGTTTTATTTGGATTTCCATTCACGCCCTTCTATTGATCTTGGTCGCCAAACTCATAAAAGCTCCCTTCTTCTTTTTGGCGGTAGGTAGTCAAGCTAATGTAGGTGGTGCCGCTTCGGCTCCCGTTGTTGCCGCGGAATTTCACCCATCCTTAACTTCCGTGGGGGTACTTCTTGCTGTTTTTGGTTATGTAGTAGGTACGGGTGGAGCACTGCTGTGTGCTTATTTGATGGAAGTTGCTTCGGCACTATAGGTTACAGTCACTTTTTAGTACATAAAATTGAAGGTATTTAAGTCTCAATAGAATGAAAAACGAACCATGGAAGTCTGGCCCTAAAGAGTTGTTACTTCACGGTCTTGAACATATTTCTTTAGACACAGATTTTGACAATAGAATGGGTATGATTCTAGTCGATAATTCAGTGGAATTAATGCTTAAAACCTATTTAGGTTTACCAAAACGAATCACAGGCCTAAATGGTGTTACTAGAAAAATTTATGATGACGCAATTAAGAGTTTTCCAAGCTTACTAGATACCATAGAAAAATTTGCCAACAAGAAATTAATAGGAATACAACTAGGAGAAATAGAATGGTATCATCGTATTAGGAATCAACTCTATCATGATGGCAATGGAATAACCGTAGAGAAAGAAAAAGCTATTGCATACTCAAGTATTGCTAAAATTTTGTTTGAAAATCTATTCAACGAAAAGATTTTAGATGTAAGAAACCAATATGAATTAGACGATTTCCTTATGCTATGGGCCGACTTCAATAAACTAATCATACAACAAGGTCCTAAAATATATAGCTGTAAAAGTTGGACTGAACTATTCTCCTTATCTCAAAAAGAAGAAGAAAAGTTAAACGGAATAGTTGAGTTTAGAAATAGGTTTATTCACGAACCTAATAATATTAACCCCGAATTGCTAACAACCCGTATAAAGGAACTTAATGAAATTATATTTACCATTCAAAAAAAGTAAACATCAATCCCAACTCAACTGACTGCGTTCTTTCCAATAGGCCGTAGAATCTACTTTTGCCTTGGTAAGTTCCGCTAGTTCTTCTTCATCTAATGTGAAGGTATTCGCTTTTAAATTTTGGTCCAATT is from Zobellia galactanivorans and encodes:
- a CDS encoding DUF819 family protein, with amino-acid sequence MTEPLLPAPLITDDTVVFGLLALCLGFIFYGSSKEKGFWSKFYGIVPAVLMCYLLPGILASTGIIAEKWHTVNEAGEIIAHSSRLYHVASRYLLPAALVLMTLSIDLKAIANLGSKALIMFLTGSVGIIIGGPIAILIVSIFSPDTVGGNDFDAVWRGLSTIAGSWIGGGANQAAMYEIFKYTPEKYGAMVLVDIVVANIWMGIILMGVGRTKQIDKWLKADTSAIETLKVKVTAFTKKISRVPTLTDYLMMLSFAFTATGIAHFFGNNISDILTNSFESVSNQKSFLSFLGSSFFWMVIIATAAGIALSFTKAKNYEGAGASKIGQMFIYLLVATIGMKMELGKVLENPGLIAIGFIWISIHALLLILVAKLIKAPFFFLAVGSQANVGGAASAPVVAAEFHPSLTSVGVLLAVFGYVVGTGGALLCAYLMEVASAL
- a CDS encoding ribonuclease HepT family protein, giving the protein MKNEPWKSGPKELLLHGLEHISLDTDFDNRMGMILVDNSVELMLKTYLGLPKRITGLNGVTRKIYDDAIKSFPSLLDTIEKFANKKLIGIQLGEIEWYHRIRNQLYHDGNGITVEKEKAIAYSSIAKILFENLFNEKILDVRNQYELDDFLMLWADFNKLIIQQGPKIYSCKSWTELFSLSQKEEEKLNGIVEFRNRFIHEPNNINPELLTTRIKELNEIIFTIQKK
- a CDS encoding Cof-type HAD-IIB family hydrolase, with amino-acid sequence MNYKILCSDLDGTLLTSKSDVSELTIAEIRRIKTQMRIILVSARMPSAMTYLQQDLGIEDQPIICYNGALILDGDQELSSVHIDTDHLDEIYGLAKANGTQLGLYHKNEWYVPTDSERVQKEIRYTKTTPVFRPTPETLSDWKDRELGAHKIMLMSTKTNADALYPILEEELGSYLNLYRSNDTLIEIAPKSVSKLSAIQSLLRQGESLEHVISFGDNYNDIEMLQNSGCGVAVGNAREEVKAISNAVTLPNTENGVAHYIRKHLVI